The Sulfolobales archaeon DNA segment GCTCAGATATGTCGTTGAGAAATATCTAGCTGGAAGAGAGGATCTAGAGATCATAGACCTAGGCTCAGGCTTCGGAGGGGTATGCTTCAAAGCACTAGAGATACTCCCCAAGGCTAAATGTACAGGGATAGACATAGATCCTCTTAAGGTTATGTGGAGCAGGATCGCATCTAAATTCAAAAAATGCGGTGGAAGAGCTAGATTCATGTGGGGGAACATCTTCAACATAGACCTAGGGGGATATGACTTGATATATATGTTCCTATGGCCACCAGCAGTAGCGAAGATAGAGGATAAGATCGTGAGGGAGGCTAGGAAGCCAACAGTAGTTATATCCCTAGAACATCCGCTGAAAAAGATCTATAGGGAGAGGTATGGAGACTTCTATATAGGGATCTACCCATAGCTATGTATATAACATCCGAG contains these protein-coding regions:
- a CDS encoding class I SAM-dependent methyltransferase, with protein sequence LRYVVEKYLAGREDLEIIDLGSGFGGVCFKALEILPKAKCTGIDIDPLKVMWSRIASKFKKCGGRARFMWGNIFNIDLGGYDLIYMFLWPPAVAKIEDKIVREARKPTVVISLEHPLKKIYRERYGDFYIGIYP